In one Mycobacterium sp. NBC_00419 genomic region, the following are encoded:
- the rplE gene encoding 50S ribosomal protein L5, which produces MTTVEKVQPRLKARYREEIKDALNNEFNYANVMQIPGVVKVVVNMGVGDAARDAKLINGAVNDLALITGQKPEIRKARKSIAQFKLREGMPIGARVTLRGDRMWEFLDRLVSIALPRIRDFRGLSPKQFDGHGNYTFGLAEQSVFHEIDVDSIDRPRGMDITVVTSATNDDEGRALLRALGFPFKEN; this is translated from the coding sequence ATGACAACTGTGGAGAAAGTTCAGCCCCGGCTGAAGGCGCGCTACCGCGAGGAAATCAAGGACGCGCTCAACAACGAGTTCAACTACGCCAACGTGATGCAGATCCCCGGCGTGGTCAAGGTCGTCGTCAACATGGGTGTCGGTGACGCCGCCCGCGACGCCAAGCTGATCAACGGTGCGGTCAACGACCTGGCGCTGATCACCGGTCAGAAGCCGGAGATCCGCAAGGCCCGCAAGTCCATCGCCCAGTTCAAGCTGCGCGAGGGTATGCCGATCGGCGCTCGGGTGACCCTGCGCGGCGACCGGATGTGGGAGTTCCTCGACCGCCTGGTGTCGATCGCCCTGCCGCGTATCCGCGACTTCCGCGGCCTGTCGCCCAAGCAGTTCGACGGCCACGGCAACTACACCTTCGGGCTTGCCGAGCAGTCGGTGTTCCACGAGATCGACGTGGACTCCATCGATCGCCCCCGCGGCATGGACATCACCGTCGTCACGTCGGCGACGAACGACGACGAAGGTCGGGCGCTGCTGCGGGCGCTGGGCTTCCCGTTCAAGGAGAACTGA
- a CDS encoding type Z 30S ribosomal protein S14, with protein sequence MAKKALVNKANKKPKFAVRGYTRCNRCGRPHAVYRKFGLCRICLREMAHAGELPGVQKSSW encoded by the coding sequence ATGGCAAAGAAGGCTCTGGTCAATAAGGCCAACAAGAAGCCGAAGTTCGCCGTGCGGGGCTACACCCGCTGCAACAGGTGCGGCCGCCCGCACGCCGTGTATCGCAAGTTCGGCCTGTGCCGGATCTGCCTGCGCGAGATGGCGCACGCCGGCGAACTGCCCGGTGTGCAGAAGTCCAGCTGGTAA
- the rpsH gene encoding 30S ribosomal protein S8 — protein MTMTDPIADFLTRLRNANSAYHDEVTLPHSKIKANIAEILKREGYITDFRTEDARVGKALVVQLKYGPNRERSLAGLRRVSKPGLRVYAKSTSLPRVLGGLGVAIISTSSGLLTDRQAARQGVGGEVLAYVW, from the coding sequence ATGACTATGACGGACCCGATCGCAGACTTCTTGACACGTCTGCGCAACGCCAATTCGGCGTATCACGACGAGGTGACCTTGCCGCACTCGAAGATCAAGGCGAACATCGCCGAGATCCTCAAGCGCGAGGGTTACATCACCGACTTCCGCACCGAGGATGCCCGGGTCGGCAAGGCGCTGGTCGTTCAGCTCAAGTACGGCCCCAACCGCGAGCGAAGCCTCGCCGGTCTGCGCCGGGTGTCCAAGCCCGGCCTGCGGGTCTATGCGAAATCCACCAGTCTGCCGCGCGTGCTCGGTGGCCTGGGCGTGGCGATCATCTCCACGTCCTCAGGCCTGCTCACCGACCGCCAGGCAGCCCGTCAGGGCGTGGGCGGCGAAGTCCTCGCGTACGTCTGGTAG
- the rplF gene encoding 50S ribosomal protein L6: MSRIGKQPVPVPSGVDVTIDGQNLSVKGPKGTLALEVAEPITVSRDDAGAIVVARPDDERRSRSLHGLSRTLVANLVTGVTEGYVTKMEIFGVGYRVQLKGSNLEFALGYSHPVVIEAPEGITFAVETPTKFSVSGIDKQKVGQISANIRRLRRPDPYKGKGVRYEGEQIRRKVGKTGK; the protein is encoded by the coding sequence ATGTCGCGTATTGGAAAGCAGCCGGTGCCGGTTCCCTCCGGTGTCGATGTCACGATCGATGGGCAGAACCTGTCGGTCAAGGGCCCCAAGGGCACGCTCGCTCTGGAGGTCGCCGAGCCGATCACGGTGTCGCGCGATGACGCGGGTGCCATCGTGGTGGCCCGGCCCGACGACGAACGTCGTAGCCGTTCGCTCCACGGTCTGTCCCGCACGCTGGTCGCCAACCTGGTGACCGGAGTGACCGAGGGATACGTCACCAAGATGGAGATCTTCGGCGTCGGCTACCGCGTGCAGCTCAAGGGCAGCAACCTGGAGTTCGCGCTCGGATACAGCCACCCGGTGGTCATCGAGGCTCCTGAGGGCATCACCTTCGCGGTGGAAACCCCCACCAAGTTCTCGGTCTCGGGTATCGACAAGCAGAAGGTCGGTCAGATCTCCGCGAACATCCGTCGGCTGCGTCGCCCGGACCCGTACAAGGGCAAGGGCGTGCGCTACGAGGGTGAGCAGATCCGCCGCAAGGTCGGAAAGACAGGTAAGTAA
- the rplR gene encoding 50S ribosomal protein L18 → MAQAQTATEHKPVGTSASAARRVSRLRRHSRLRKKVVGTAERPRLVVNRSSRHIHVQVVDDGTGTTLAAASSIEADVRAVEGDKKAHSVRVGQLIAERAKAAGIEAVVFDRGGNTYGGRIAALADAARESGLKF, encoded by the coding sequence ATGGCTCAAGCACAGACCGCCACCGAGCACAAGCCGGTCGGCACCAGCGCTTCGGCGGCCCGCCGGGTGTCCCGGCTGCGCCGGCACTCACGGCTGCGCAAGAAGGTCGTCGGCACCGCCGAACGGCCGCGCCTCGTGGTCAACCGCTCCTCGCGGCACATCCACGTGCAGGTGGTCGACGACGGCACCGGCACCACGCTGGCCGCTGCGTCGTCCATCGAGGCCGACGTCCGCGCCGTCGAGGGCGACAAGAAGGCCCACAGCGTCCGCGTCGGCCAGCTGATCGCCGAGCGCGCCAAGGCCGCAGGCATCGAGGCCGTCGTGTTCGACCGTGGTGGCAACACCTACGGCGGCCGCATCGCCGCTCTCGCCGACGCCGCCCGCGAGAGCGGACTCAAATTCTGA
- the rpsE gene encoding 30S ribosomal protein S5, giving the protein MMADQTSEAPVSNTGGPSAGTRTDEQRGGRDDRGGRGRRDDRGDRGGRGGRDGGEKSNYIERVVTINRVSKVVKGGRRFSFTALVIVGDGHGLVGVGYGKAKEVPAAIAKGVEEARKNFFRVPLIGGTVTHPVQGEAAAGVVMLRPASPGTGVIAGGAVRAVLECAGVHDVLAKSLGSDNAINVVHATVAALKLLQRPEEVAARRGLPIEDVAPAGMLRARRESEALAAAAAREGSA; this is encoded by the coding sequence ATAATGGCGGACCAGACTTCTGAGGCCCCGGTCTCGAACACCGGCGGTCCCAGCGCCGGCACCCGCACCGACGAGCAGCGCGGTGGGCGCGACGACCGCGGTGGCCGCGGCCGCCGCGACGACCGTGGTGACCGCGGTGGACGCGGTGGACGCGACGGCGGTGAGAAGAGCAACTACATCGAGCGCGTGGTCACCATCAACCGCGTGTCCAAGGTGGTCAAGGGTGGTCGCCGGTTCAGCTTCACCGCGCTGGTCATCGTCGGCGACGGCCACGGCCTGGTCGGCGTTGGCTACGGCAAGGCCAAAGAGGTGCCCGCGGCGATCGCCAAGGGCGTCGAGGAAGCTCGCAAGAACTTCTTCCGCGTCCCGCTGATCGGCGGCACCGTTACCCATCCCGTCCAGGGCGAAGCCGCGGCCGGTGTCGTGATGCTGCGTCCGGCCAGCCCGGGTACCGGCGTCATCGCCGGTGGCGCGGTGCGTGCGGTGCTGGAATGCGCCGGCGTGCATGACGTGCTGGCCAAGTCGCTGGGCAGCGACAACGCGATCAACGTGGTGCACGCCACCGTTGCCGCGCTCAAGCTGCTGCAGCGTCCCGAAGAGGTGGCCGCCCGGCGCGGTCTGCCCATCGAAGACGTCGCGCCGGCGGGCATGCTGCGCGCACGTCGCGAAAGCGAAGCGCTGGCCGCTGCGGCAGCGCGTGAGGGAAGCGCATAA